Genomic window (Lujinxingia vulgaris):
CTGGTTGCCGGCGGTGGCGGGGAGCTGTGGTTTTACCGCGCGCTGGTCTTTCTGGTGATCGCCTGCCCTTGCGCGCTGGTGATCTCCACACCCATTGCCAACGTGGCGGGGCTCGCGCGGGCCGCTCGCCAGGGCATCCTGGTCAAGGGGGGCAAGTGGCTGGAGCGCCTGGGCGGGCTGCGCGCGCTGGCGCTCGATAAGACCGGGACGCTCACTGAGGGCAAACTTGTGGTCGAGGCGATGGAGGCCGCCCCGGGAGTGGAGGCCGATGAGCTTTTGCTGGCGGCCGCGCGGGTGGAGGCGGCCAGCGAGCACCCCATCGGCCGCGCGATCGTGGCTGCGGCGATGGGGCGTTTTGAACTGGCGATTTTTGTCGATCAGGTGGTCGACGCCCGCGCGGTGGTCGGGGCGGGCATTGAGGCGCGCCTTCGCGACGATGACGCGGCGGGGCGCGATGACCATGCTGCACCGGGGTCGATGCCCACCCTGCGGGTGGGTCAGCTGGAGTGGCTCTCGGAGCTGGGTGTGGCCCTCGACGAGGACTTTGTCGCAAAAGCCCACGCGCTGGAGGGGCGCGGCCACACGCTCGTTGCCGTCGCCCGCGATGCGCAGCTCTTAGGGGTGATCGCACTTGGTGACCGCGTGCGCGCCGAAGCGCCGGCGGCCCTTGCAGCGCTGCGCGCGGCGGGGATCGAGGAGATCGCCATGCTCACCGGCGACGGCCGCCCGGCCGCCCTGGCCGTGGCCGAGCGCCTGGGGCTCAACCCCGAGCTCGTCTTCGCTCGCCAGACCCCTCACGACAAGATCGCCCGCGTCGAAGCCCTCAAAGCCCGCACCGACGATCGGGTCGCGATGGTCGGCGACGGCGTCAACGACGCGCCCGCGCTGGCTGCGGCCTCGGTGGGTGTGGCCATGGGCGCCGCCGGCACCGACGTGGCCCTGGAGAGCGCCGATGTGGCGCTGATGGGCGATGACTTGAGCCGGCTGGCCGAGGCGATCGCCATCGGCAAAAAGACCCGCGCCATCATTTTGCAGAACATCAGCGTGGCGCTGGGGCTCAAGGCCATCTTCCTGGTGCTGGCGATGGGCGGCTGGGCCACGCTGTGGATGGCGATCGTGGCCGATATGGGCGCGAGCATGATCGTGATCTTCAACGCCATGCGCCTTCTGCGCCGTCAGGCCGAGCCGACCGCTCAGCCCTCATCGGGCAGCGAGGAGCCGGCGCTGGCGGCCTGAGCAGGGGGGCCGATCTCAGGCCTTAAACTTCAGCGCACCGGCGTGCACGTTAAACGTCGCCGGGAGCTTGCCGGGCTGCTCCCCGTCGAGATCGACCAGGGCGTATGGCGAGCTTTTGACAAGGCGCACCGCCACCTGCCGGGCGCGGTGACGGCCGACGTTGCGGTGGCTTAAGTGCTTGCCCTTGTAGATGTCGGTGAACATGCGCACGGCCTGCGCCTTGCTCAGATCGCCCATGACGATGAGCTGCAGCTTGCCGTCGTCGAGCTCCGCGCCCGGGGCCACCCACATGCCCCCGCCAAAATACTCACCGTTGGCGACCACCAGGTTGAGCACCCGCTCGCGCAGCTCGGCGGTATCATCCAGGCGAAGCTCCACCTCGATATTCTTCCAGCGCGCAAAAGCCCGGGCCGTGGCAAGCGTGAAGCTCGCGCGGCCGCCCAGCCCCTTCCAGGTGCTGTTGGCCATCGCGTCGACCAGCCCGCTGATGCCCCCGCTGGCGATGTTCACAAAGTAGCGTGTGGCGATGCGATCGCGGGCGTCCAGAAAGCCCACCTGCCCCAGATCCAGCGCGCGGGTCTCGCGGCCGCGCAGGCGCTCAATGGCCTCGGGCGCGCCGGCCATCAGCCCCACCGAGCGCCGAAAGTCCCCGCCGGTGCCCAGGGGCACAAGGCCCAGCACCGCGTCGGGGTTGATCGGCTTTAAACTCACGTCGAGGCGGCGCACCCAGCCCTCTTCGTCGAGCGCGTAGCAGGCCGAGGCGTCGGGGCGCTCGTAAAAGCCGTTGGCAACCTCGTTGAGGGTGCCGTCGCCGCCCACGGCCACGATCATCTCCCAGCCCGTGCGCAACGCCTCGCGGGCCAGCAACGTGGCGTGGCCCGGACCTTCGGTAAAGGCAAAGTCGACCTCCGGGAGGTTCGCGCGAAAAAGACGCTCTAAGAGCGGCCAGTCCTCTTTGACCTGGCCCGCCCCGGCGACCGGGTTGGCGACGACAAAGGTGCGAAGATGTGCCGAGTGTTCACGCATACAAAATCCCATCGGGGCAGCCGGCGATCTAAGGCCGGTGAATCTTCAACATCGAGGTAAAACCACGGGGTGAATCTAAAGCGCGTAGGCCTCGCAGACCAGCTCCAGCAGAGAGGTGATGTCGAGATCGTCGCGGGCCTCAGCCAGCGCGCAGGCACACGTCGCCGCCGTGCTCACCTGGCGGGTGGCCGTGGGATGCTGATGCAGCTGATCGGCCACACGCGCGGCCTGACGGTTGGCCGCCTCGGGCTCCAGCGCGCGGTAGACGGCCTGGCCCCCGCAGCACTCCGACTCCACCCCGTCAAACATCATCGCCACGGGCTCAGTGCCCCCGAGCGCGCGCAGCACCTTGAGGCTTGCGGCTGAGAGCGCGGCCTGGCGGGTCATCATGCAGCTGTGGTGCACCATGACCTCGCTCAGATTGATCTTCTGCGCCGGCGGGTTTTTGGCGATGGCCTCGGCCAACACCTCCACGAGGTGGGTGGGTTTGAGGCGCTGCGGATCGCCGTGGGAGAGCTCCGGCCAGGAGCTCCCCGGCTCGGCCCAGGCGCGCAGCGCCGGGCAGTCGGTATAAAGCTCGGTGAGCCCCTCGAGCGAGGGCCAGCGATCCTGGAGGTGGTGGTCCAGCGCCGGCCTGTCGCCGGTGGCGCCCAATGGAAACCCACAGCAGACCGGCAGATGATCGGGGCCGGTGCCGATCAGGCGCACCTTCTGCCCGAGCAGGCGCTCAAGCAGCCTTCCCAGGCGATCGATAAGCCCCGCGTTGGACTGGAGCGTGTCGCAGTCCGGCCAGAAGCCCACGGTGCTCTCCGGGTCAAAGACCTCGGGGTCGGGGCGCCAGCCGACCGCCCCGGCGTAAGGGCGGCTATGCGCGGCAAAACTCTCGCGCAGAGGCCCGAGCGCAGGCGGCACCATCCCGGCCTCAGCCGCCTGCTCACGCGCCAGCCACAACGCGCGGGGCACGTCGTTGTCGTGGCGGCAAAAGGCCTGGCAGCGCCGGCAACCGGTGCAATGGTAAAAGGTCTCGGCCACCTCCGGGCTTAATGCCACGCTCTGATCGCGGGTCAGCTCCAACAGCCGCATCATCCCCCAGGGCGTGACCGTCTCGCGCGACTCCGCAGCAGACGCCGGGCAGCTAAAGCGGCACATCTTGGGGCAGTAGGTGCAGTAGGCGCTCATGCGCCCGATGTCGTCGGGGGTCGACGTCGGCCGCACAGCCGGTGGCGCGTCGCCTTGCGGAGCCTGCGTCAGAGGGGGGGCGTCTCCCCGGGGTGGGGCGTCGTCGTGGCGCATCAGGAGGGCTCCGTGGTGGCGGGTGGGTCAAGGGGCAGGCTCTGGCGCAGCGGCCAGCGCGCGATCACCCCGGGCATGGGCACATCGAGCGGAGCGTTGTGCTCGACCACAAGCTCGACGCGATCGGGGGTAAAGGCCGTGATCGTCAGGTCCTCCACCCCCGGGGTGCTCCGATCGAGCGGCGGGTTCTGCAGCGCGCGGGCCGTACACCACAGCCCGCTGGAGCGCTCGGCGCGGCTATGCGCGCGGCGGGCGGGGTGGCGATCTTCGAGCCAGCGCCGCCGCGCCCGAAGCCCCTCCACGTCCAGATGGGCGTCGGGCAGGCGCAGGTTCGCCTCGATCCACCGGATCTGCCCCCGTAACAGGGCCCCGGGCGCGCTCAGCGCCATCTGCAGGCGTTCGGCGCGCGCGCCATAATGAATCCACTGCCAGCGCAGCCCGGCCCGGTAGACGGCCTCCAGGAGCGCCAGGGCCTCCGCGAGCCCGAGCCCCTCAAAGATCAAAAGCTCGCTCTCCAGGGGGCGGCGAGCGACCAGCGTGGCCTCCAGAATCGGGCCGTGGCGGCCCTCGGCGCCTATAAATAGATAACGCAGGTCGGGGCCGGCGGCCTTGCGCGGCGCCGCCAGATACTCGTAGCTGCCGCTTTTGGGCGAAAACGCGCTCAGGGCCACGCAGCCGTCGCGAAGCGAGCCCATCCCCAGCGTTTTGGGGCCCGGGCGAAAACGCGCCAGGAGGCCCCCCAGGGTCGCCGTGGAGGGCATCAAGGCGTAGCCCCCGGCCGAGAGCCCCTCGGCGTAAAGGGCGTCCTGCAGATCGCGCCAGCGCACGCCGGCCTCCGCCTGCACAAGCCCGCTGTGGCGATCGATGGACAGGATGCGATCCATGCCCTCGGTGCGCAGCGCCACCGCGCCGGCCAGCGAATAGCGAAGATGCTGCCCGTCGCCCACCAGCACATACGCGCGGCCGGCCGCGTCGAGCTCCCGGCAGTGCGCGAGGAGCTCCTGGCTTGTCTCCACCAGCCGCTCCTCGGCCGGAAGCTCAAGGCCCCGGGCCTTATAATGGTGTCGGGAGGGCGCGCTCAACGTCGGTGTCGTTGTGCTCACAGGTAGACCTTCGATGGGTTGAGGATACCGTCCGGATCGTAGGTGGACTTCAGCGCCCGAAAGAGGGCTTCGCCGCCGCGATGGTCGCGGGCGGTAAACGCCGCCTTGGAGCGCCCCACGCCGTGGTGGTGGGCGATCGAGCCGCCCGCGTCGGCCACTGCGCCCAGCGCGCGGTTCCAGGTCAGCTCGTAGGTGCGCAGCGTCTGGTCCACGTCGGCCCCGAAGCCCGCAAAGGTGAAGTAGATCGAGCAGCCCTCGGCGTACACATGGCTGAAATGGGCCATGATAAAGACCTCCCGCTCCACCGCCCGGCGCACCGCCTCATAGAGGGGCAACACGTTCTCCCAGGTCGTGGAGACCTCCATCGTGTCGACGAAGGTGCCCGCGTCAAACATCGGCGACTGCTTGTAGCTCACCGAGAAGCGGTTTTTCAGCCAGTGCTTGCCCGGCCCTTCGCCAAGATCGACGCCGTAACGCCCCAGCAGGTCGAAGGCGAAGGAGGCCTCGGCGTCGATGAGCTCGTTATGGCCCTCAAAGCCGATGACCAGCAGGCATTGGGCGGGCACCCGCTCAGCCAGGCGGTTGATGAGCAGGGGCTGACCCACCGCGCGGCTCAAGAGCTCGTGGGAGGCCCGTTCCACCAGGCGCTCCACCGGCGCGGCCACCCCCAGATCCCCCAGCGTACGTTTTGCCAGGCGCCCCAACCCCTTGAGCAATTCGCCGGCGCTCGGCGTTGGCGAGTTGCTGCCGGGGGGCACCGTGCTCAGGGTGGAGGCCTCGGCCTTGCGGGCGCGCTTTCGGCCGCTGCCGGCGATCAGGCTGTCGAACTCGTCGTAGAGGCGCACCACCGCGGGCCTGAGCCCCTGCTGCATCAGCTCGCGGATGGCGTCGAGCGCGCCCTTAAGCGAGGGAAACTGAAAGCCGCGGTAGATCTGGCGCGAGGGCAAGGGCTGCAGGCGCAGCGTGGCCTCGGTGATCAGCCCCAGGGTGCCCTCGCTGCCCACAAAAAGCTGCGTGCTCTCCGCCGCCATACCCCCAGCCGACTCGCCATCCCACACCCCGGGGCGGCGCACACTGGCGGCGCTGTCAATGACATCGGCGCGTCCCGTGACCACGCGCATGTTCACGACCATGTCTTCAATC
Coding sequences:
- a CDS encoding diacylglycerol/lipid kinase family protein; this encodes MREHSAHLRTFVVANPVAGAGQVKEDWPLLERLFRANLPEVDFAFTEGPGHATLLAREALRTGWEMIVAVGGDGTLNEVANGFYERPDASACYALDEEGWVRRLDVSLKPINPDAVLGLVPLGTGGDFRRSVGLMAGAPEAIERLRGRETRALDLGQVGFLDARDRIATRYFVNIASGGISGLVDAMANSTWKGLGGRASFTLATARAFARWKNIEVELRLDDTAELRERVLNLVVANGEYFGGGMWVAPGAELDDGKLQLIVMGDLSKAQAVRMFTDIYKGKHLSHRNVGRHRARQVAVRLVKSSPYALVDLDGEQPGKLPATFNVHAGALKFKA
- a CDS encoding FAD-binding oxidoreductase, with protein sequence MSLNPTPHLSPALQRDLEAIVGPGWVRCQLPDRLAYDNDCWPRGIILTRGRRVGVHRPSAVVQPANEDEVVQLVGWARQTGTPIIPFGAGSGVCGGTVALDERAIVIDLKRMDQLLEADAERLIMRAQPGLIGMNMERALNYRGLTLGHFPSSLYCSSVGGYLAARSAGQYSSLYGKIEDMVVNMRVVTGRADVIDSAASVRRPGVWDGESAGGMAAESTQLFVGSEGTLGLITEATLRLQPLPSRQIYRGFQFPSLKGALDAIRELMQQGLRPAVVRLYDEFDSLIAGSGRKRARKAEASTLSTVPPGSNSPTPSAGELLKGLGRLAKRTLGDLGVAAPVERLVERASHELLSRAVGQPLLINRLAERVPAQCLLVIGFEGHNELIDAEASFAFDLLGRYGVDLGEGPGKHWLKNRFSVSYKQSPMFDAGTFVDTMEVSTTWENVLPLYEAVRRAVEREVFIMAHFSHVYAEGCSIYFTFAGFGADVDQTLRTYELTWNRALGAVADAGGSIAHHHGVGRSKAAFTARDHRGGEALFRALKSTYDPDGILNPSKVYL
- a CDS encoding heavy metal translocating P-type ATPase; this translates as MSDAPASSAAARTVFDVEGLCCQSEVRMIEDALQGAPGVAELRISVPSGTLTVYHDGQSSRDEATVAALGRVGLKAHPRREAGRRAAPSSSAFDGRFFTVVAGALLTALGAFLRFGVEGAAMAEKLALGAAIAVGGVYVFRQAFHALRQRRIDINILVTVAVIGAAAIGEWFEATAVILLFGFAEWLEARSMVRAREAIGALVSLAPPVARVRRGEGFEEVPVDEVRPGDEVELRPGARVPVDGELLSGVTEIDESTITGESRHVRKVEGDALYAGTVNQAGRVRMRCTEPASRSTLARIIDAVEEARAQASPAEQFIDRFARYYTPAVVALAVAVALLGPLVAGGGGELWFYRALVFLVIACPCALVISTPIANVAGLARAARQGILVKGGKWLERLGGLRALALDKTGTLTEGKLVVEAMEAAPGVEADELLLAAARVEAASEHPIGRAIVAAAMGRFELAIFVDQVVDARAVVGAGIEARLRDDDAAGRDDHAAPGSMPTLRVGQLEWLSELGVALDEDFVAKAHALEGRGHTLVAVARDAQLLGVIALGDRVRAEAPAALAALRAAGIEEIAMLTGDGRPAALAVAERLGLNPELVFARQTPHDKIARVEALKARTDDRVAMVGDGVNDAPALAAASVGVAMGAAGTDVALESADVALMGDDLSRLAEAIAIGKKTRAIILQNISVALGLKAIFLVLAMGGWATLWMAIVADMGASMIVIFNAMRLLRRQAEPTAQPSSGSEEPALAA
- a CDS encoding (Fe-S)-binding protein gives rise to the protein MRHDDAPPRGDAPPLTQAPQGDAPPAVRPTSTPDDIGRMSAYCTYCPKMCRFSCPASAAESRETVTPWGMMRLLELTRDQSVALSPEVAETFYHCTGCRRCQAFCRHDNDVPRALWLAREQAAEAGMVPPALGPLRESFAAHSRPYAGAVGWRPDPEVFDPESTVGFWPDCDTLQSNAGLIDRLGRLLERLLGQKVRLIGTGPDHLPVCCGFPLGATGDRPALDHHLQDRWPSLEGLTELYTDCPALRAWAEPGSSWPELSHGDPQRLKPTHLVEVLAEAIAKNPPAQKINLSEVMVHHSCMMTRQAALSAASLKVLRALGGTEPVAMMFDGVESECCGGQAVYRALEPEAANRQAARVADQLHQHPTATRQVSTAATCACALAEARDDLDITSLLELVCEAYAL
- a CDS encoding FAD-binding oxidoreductase → MSTTTPTLSAPSRHHYKARGLELPAEERLVETSQELLAHCRELDAAGRAYVLVGDGQHLRYSLAGAVALRTEGMDRILSIDRHSGLVQAEAGVRWRDLQDALYAEGLSAGGYALMPSTATLGGLLARFRPGPKTLGMGSLRDGCVALSAFSPKSGSYEYLAAPRKAAGPDLRYLFIGAEGRHGPILEATLVARRPLESELLIFEGLGLAEALALLEAVYRAGLRWQWIHYGARAERLQMALSAPGALLRGQIRWIEANLRLPDAHLDVEGLRARRRWLEDRHPARRAHSRAERSSGLWCTARALQNPPLDRSTPGVEDLTITAFTPDRVELVVEHNAPLDVPMPGVIARWPLRQSLPLDPPATTEPS